ATGCCCGTGCGTGCCGCCCAGGGCGAGAGCCCCATCAAGGCCGACGGAAGACTCATCGTGATAGACGGTGGCTTCTGCAAGGCCTACCACAAGACCACGGGCATCGCGGGATACACCCTCATCGCAGACCCCACGGGCATGCGGATCAAGGCTCACCGGCCCTTCGAGAGCGTGCGGGCGGCCCTCGAGTCCAATGCTGACATCGTCTCGGAGTCCGACCAGTTCGAGACCTACGAGCGGCCGCTCACCATCGCCGACACGGACACGGGTGATGCCATCAACGCCCAGATCGCCGACCTCCAGACGTTGCTCGGAGCCTATCGGTCCGGCGAGCTCACGGAACATGCCGAGGCGTGAGGTCCACGCGAGCCATCCATAAGTCCAAGTGCGCAGATAGAAACCCGGGATGATGGGTATCTCTTCTCGGACCAACAAACCACATGCCTTCCTCAGGAGAAGCCCATGGAGATGAACGACAACAAGAAGCGACAGTCGATGATCCTGTACGTGGTCATCGCCATCGCCTGCATCATCGCCCTCAACTCGCTGCTGTATCCCAGCATCCAGAAGACCGAGGTAACAGACGTCGACTACTCCACCTTCATCCAGATGGTCGACGATGGCCAGGTGAGTGAGGTCAGCCTCGACACGAGCTCGTCCAAGATCACCTTCACGACCGGCTCGGGAGACTCCCAGCAGGTCTACGAGTGCAACCAGTTCCCCAACGACTCGGAGCTCGTGAGCAGGCTCGAGGACAAGGGAGTGACCTTCTCGGCAAAGATCACCGACACCTCGAGCAACCTCTGGCTCTACATGCTCCTCTCATATGGCATCCCCATCCTCATCTTCATCCTGCTCGGCTGGTGGCTCAATCGCCGTATGAAGAAGCAGATGGGCGATGATGGCCCCTCCATGACCTTTGGTGGCGGAGGCATGGGTGGCATGGGTGGTCTCGGCAAGTCGGGTGCCAAGGTCGTGGCGCAGACCGAGACCGGCATCACGTTCAAGGACGTCGCCGGTGAGGACGAGGCGAAGGAGTCCCTCGAGGAGATCGTGGGATTCCTCGAGAACCCGAACAAGTATGCGGACATCGGTGCCAAGCTTCCTCGCGGAGCCTTGCTCGTGGGCCCCCCGGGCACAGGCAAGACGCTCCTTGCCAAGGCGGTTGCCGGCGAAGCCAAGGTCCCGTTCTTCTCGATCTCCGGGTCCGAGTTCGTCGAGATGTTCGTCGGCCGTGGTGCCGCCAAGGTCCGCGACCTGTTCAAGCAGGCAAACGAGAAGGCCCCCTGCATCGTCTTCATCGACGAGATCGACACGATCGGCAAGCGCCGTGACGCCGGGCTCTCGACCAACGACGAGCGCGAGCAGACGCTGAACCAGCTGCTCACCGAGATGGATGGCTTCGACAACCACAAGGGCATCGTGGTCCTTGGAGCCACCAACCGCCCGGACACCCTGGACCCGGCACTCCTGCGCCCAGGCCGCTTCGACCGTCGGGTTCCCGTGGAGCTCCCCGACCTCGCCGGCCGTAAGGCGATCCTCGCCCTCCACGCCCACGACGTGAAGATGGAAGGGAAGATCGACCTCGACGTCATCGCTCGGATGACGCCAGGCGCCTCAGGCGCTGACCTCGCCAACATCATCAACGAGGCGGCACTCAGGGCTGTCCGCATGGGTCGCAACCGAGTCGACCAGGACGACATAGTCGAGTCCGTCGAGACGGTCATCGCCGGCGAGAAGCGCAAGTCGACCGTGCTTTCCGAGAAGGAGAAGCAAATCGTCTCGTACCACGAGATAGGCCATGCCATCGTCGCCGCCACGCAGAAGGGCGCGGCGCCCGTCTCGAAGATCACCATCGTCCCCCGTACCTCCGGGGCTCTCGGCTACACGATGCAGGTCGAGGAGGACGAGCACTTCCTCATCTCACGCAAGGAGGCCGAGGACAAGCTTGCCGTGCTCTGCGGTGGGCGCGCCGCCGAGGAGCTCATCTTCCACGAGGTCACCACAGGAGCATCGAACGACATCGAACAGGCGACCAAACTCGCGCGGAATATGATCACCCAGTACGGGATGTCAGATGAGTTCGGCATGGTGGCCCTGGGCGAGGTGCAGAACCGCTACCTCAACTCGGGAGCCACCCTCACCTGCTCGGAAGGCACCGCCGAGAAGGTCGATGACGCGGTGGTCAAGCTCGTGGAGAACGCCCACAAGGAGGCCACCGACACGCTCATGAGGAACCAGTTCAAGCTCCATGAGCTCGCGCGCTACCTCCAGAAGAAGGAGACGATCACGGGCGAGGAGTTCATGCGCATCTTCACGCGAGATGATGGGTTCGCCCCTGCGCTCACTCCCCCCGAGTCCGGCACCCTTCCTGCCCAGTCCTAAGCTCCCAGAAGGCCACGGCGCTGGCAGCAGCCACGTTGAGCGAGTCGACGCCGTGGCCCATGGGTATGCGCACCACCACGTCAGAGGTCGCGACCGTGGTGGGTGCCAAGCCGTCGCCCTCGGTGCCCAGAAGGAGCGCGAGCCGGTCGTATGACTTGAGCGTCGGGTCGTCGAGCGGGATCGAGTCATCGGAGAGCGCGAGCGCCGCACAGGTATAGCCCTCGGCGTGGAGGGCGTCCATTCCCCGCGCAGGCCAGGAGTCGAGCCGGGCCCATGGTACGAGCAGGGCCGTGCCCATCGAGACCCGGAGGGCCCTCCTGTTATACGGGTCGGCCGCACGGGGGGTCAGCAGCACCGCATCCACCCCAAGCGCAGCGGCAGATCGGAAGATGGCCCCGAGGTTGGTGGCATCCGTCACGTCCTCGATGACGGCGACGCGCCGACCCCCGAGCACGTCAGGGACGCGCATGGGTCGCGGACGCGAGAGCTCGCAGAACGCGCCCCTTGTGACGTTATAGCCCACGAGCTCGCTCATCTGGGCGTGCGGCAGGACATAGACAGGCACGCCGTCAGGCAGCCCCTCGATGACATCGGCCATGGGCCTCAGCCACTTCTCCTCGAGCAGCATGCTCCTCGGCTCGAGGCCAGCCTCGAGTGCGACCCGTATGACCTTCTCGGTCTCTGCGATCAGGATGGCCCTCTGGGGCTCGAGTCGGTTGCGAAGCTGTCGGTCGGTCATGGAGGCATAGGGGCTGAGCCTTGCGTCGCAAGTCCCCTCGACCCGTACGATAGACATATGGTGCCCTTCTTGATACAGATGGCGTGTTTCAATCAAACTGGGCCACGGTTGCAGTACCATTGTGCCCGTTCACGATAACACCCCCAGACACATCAAACAGAGAGAGCACCATGGCCAAACCAGCAGGCAGCCACATGAGGCAGACAGACACCACAGGCAGAAGGCCAGAGCCGAAGGTGGGCTATGTCTCCGCCAACCCCCTCTCGGGAGGCGAGGTGGTTGGTTCGCAACCACGCCCCGCAGGTCGCCGTCGCCGCCATCCAGGCAAGGTCATCGCTGTCGTCATCGCTGTCGTGGCAGTCGTCTATGTGGTCGGCTCCGTTGCGTTCATGAACGTGTTCCTCCCCGGAACGACGCTCAATGGGACGGATGTGTCACTCAAGTCCACCTCAGCCGTCGCCTCGACCCTCACGGATCAGACGGGCTCATACGCGTCCACCGTGACTGGCGACGGCATCGACATCACGATCAAGGGGTCGGACATCGGC
This genomic stretch from Atopobiaceae bacterium harbors:
- the ftsH gene encoding ATP-dependent zinc metalloprotease FtsH → MEMNDNKKRQSMILYVVIAIACIIALNSLLYPSIQKTEVTDVDYSTFIQMVDDGQVSEVSLDTSSSKITFTTGSGDSQQVYECNQFPNDSELVSRLEDKGVTFSAKITDTSSNLWLYMLLSYGIPILIFILLGWWLNRRMKKQMGDDGPSMTFGGGGMGGMGGLGKSGAKVVAQTETGITFKDVAGEDEAKESLEEIVGFLENPNKYADIGAKLPRGALLVGPPGTGKTLLAKAVAGEAKVPFFSISGSEFVEMFVGRGAAKVRDLFKQANEKAPCIVFIDEIDTIGKRRDAGLSTNDEREQTLNQLLTEMDGFDNHKGIVVLGATNRPDTLDPALLRPGRFDRRVPVELPDLAGRKAILALHAHDVKMEGKIDLDVIARMTPGASGADLANIINEAALRAVRMGRNRVDQDDIVESVETVIAGEKRKSTVLSEKEKQIVSYHEIGHAIVAATQKGAAPVSKITIVPRTSGALGYTMQVEEDEHFLISRKEAEDKLAVLCGGRAAEELIFHEVTTGASNDIEQATKLARNMITQYGMSDEFGMVALGEVQNRYLNSGATLTCSEGTAEKVDDAVVKLVENAHKEATDTLMRNQFKLHELARYLQKKETITGEEFMRIFTRDDGFAPALTPPESGTLPAQS
- a CDS encoding RNA methyltransferase, which produces MSIVRVEGTCDARLSPYASMTDRQLRNRLEPQRAILIAETEKVIRVALEAGLEPRSMLLEEKWLRPMADVIEGLPDGVPVYVLPHAQMSELVGYNVTRGAFCELSRPRPMRVPDVLGGRRVAVIEDVTDATNLGAIFRSAAALGVDAVLLTPRAADPYNRRALRVSMGTALLVPWARLDSWPARGMDALHAEGYTCAALALSDDSIPLDDPTLKSYDRLALLLGTEGDGLAPTTVATSDVVVRIPMGHGVDSLNVAAASAVAFWELRTGQEGCRTRGE